One part of the Thermococcus litoralis DSM 5473 genome encodes these proteins:
- the map gene encoding type II methionyl aminopeptidase, with translation MEDKIENLLKAGEIARKVKEEVLKLIKPGASLYEIAEFVENRIMELGGKPAFPCNLSINEIAAHYTPYTGDKTVLQKGDYLKVDLGVHVDGYIADTAFTVRVGMEDDELIEASREALENAINVIRAGVKINEIGKVIEETIRGYGFNPIVNLSGHVIERYKLHTGISIPNIYRPHDNHELKEGDVVAIEPFATTGAGQVIEVPPTLIYMYLRDRPVRLPQARNLLSYVKKNFSTLPFAYRWVQKLMPDAQLRLALIQLEKAGALYGYPILKEIRGGLVSQAEHTVIVEKDGALVTT, from the coding sequence GTGGAAGACAAAATTGAGAATCTCCTCAAAGCAGGTGAAATTGCAAGGAAAGTTAAAGAAGAGGTTTTAAAGCTAATAAAACCTGGAGCATCACTTTATGAGATAGCCGAGTTTGTTGAAAACAGAATAATGGAGCTCGGAGGAAAACCTGCCTTTCCGTGCAATCTTTCAATAAACGAAATTGCCGCTCACTACACCCCCTATACCGGGGATAAGACGGTTCTCCAGAAGGGGGATTACCTAAAAGTTGATCTAGGCGTTCACGTTGATGGCTACATAGCGGATACAGCCTTTACAGTGAGAGTGGGAATGGAAGATGACGAGCTAATTGAGGCTTCAAGGGAAGCCCTTGAAAACGCGATAAACGTTATCAGAGCTGGGGTAAAAATAAACGAAATCGGGAAGGTTATAGAAGAGACCATAAGGGGATACGGCTTCAACCCAATAGTTAATCTCAGCGGGCATGTAATAGAGAGGTATAAGCTCCATACAGGCATTTCAATTCCAAACATTTACAGACCACACGATAACCATGAGCTCAAAGAAGGGGACGTTGTAGCGATAGAGCCCTTTGCAACCACGGGCGCTGGGCAGGTAATAGAGGTGCCTCCTACGCTGATCTACATGTACCTTAGAGACCGACCCGTTAGGTTACCACAGGCAAGAAACCTCTTAAGCTACGTTAAAAAGAACTTCTCCACTTTACCCTTTGCATACCGCTGGGTTCAAAAGCTCATGCCGGATGCACAGCTAAGACTGGCATTAATACAGCTTGAAAAAGCCGGAGCATTGTATGGGTATCCAATCTTAAAGGAAATACGGGGAGGACTTGTGTCCCAGGCAGAACATACCGTAATAGTTGAAAAGGACGGGGCATTGGTAACCACGTAG
- a CDS encoding TrkH family potassium uptake protein, with protein sequence MLELRKYINITDDIFVIRNLIGALLQGIGVAYLIPVLITWIYREEMQYVYYFVIPGLACILFGAWLARHSEHIEDVNLRQAMISAAFVWLFASFVSVVPFMRIAGMGFVDSYFESMSAWTGTGLTMMRNLESYPHIILFWRAWMQWLGGIGIVLVALTILIRPGVAAARLYRAEARSERILPNLANTSKIIFRIYAVLTVVGVYLYYINGMGLFDAVIHSMTGLGTGGMSSHDLSIGFFNSLSIEAVTIFLMIMGATNFTVHYKMFKEKSLVPFFRDIQVKYMFFFLTPVIALIGYGLMVYNGLTIGESFREAVFHAVSAITCTGFSISDLSQYPELAKLLIGFLMVVGGGAGSTAGGIKLIRITLTFQSLKWTIQQAILPKGAVIKRKIGDYIFTEEDMQEVLGFTMTYIAFLLIGTVWVMLRVGASLADAFFEVASAQGNVGLSVGITSPGLPLDVKVLLILHMWIGRLEIFSTLVFIFGVLLMVPRIVERE encoded by the coding sequence ATGCTAGAGCTTCGGAAGTACATCAACATCACCGATGACATCTTTGTCATAAGAAATCTCATAGGAGCGCTCCTTCAAGGTATAGGTGTTGCTTATCTAATCCCAGTCTTAATTACGTGGATTTACAGGGAAGAGATGCAGTACGTCTATTATTTTGTTATTCCTGGCTTGGCATGTATTCTTTTTGGTGCATGGCTTGCTAGGCATTCCGAACATATAGAAGACGTAAACCTGAGGCAGGCCATGATTTCTGCCGCTTTCGTATGGCTTTTTGCGTCTTTTGTAAGTGTAGTTCCCTTCATGAGGATAGCAGGTATGGGCTTTGTTGACTCTTATTTTGAGAGCATGTCTGCTTGGACCGGGACCGGGTTAACCATGATGCGCAATCTCGAAAGCTACCCCCATATAATTCTCTTCTGGCGTGCTTGGATGCAGTGGCTTGGTGGAATTGGTATAGTGCTGGTTGCCCTTACCATTTTGATTCGTCCAGGAGTTGCTGCGGCAAGACTTTACAGAGCGGAAGCGAGAAGCGAGAGAATTCTCCCAAACTTGGCAAATACTTCAAAGATAATCTTCCGGATATATGCCGTTCTGACCGTTGTGGGTGTTTACCTGTACTACATAAACGGTATGGGGCTCTTCGATGCTGTGATACACTCAATGACCGGGCTTGGAACCGGTGGTATGAGCTCCCATGACTTGAGCATAGGGTTTTTCAACAGCCTCAGCATAGAGGCAGTTACTATTTTTCTTATGATAATGGGTGCAACAAACTTTACCGTCCACTATAAAATGTTTAAGGAGAAGTCCCTTGTGCCCTTCTTTAGGGATATCCAGGTTAAGTACATGTTCTTCTTTTTAACCCCAGTTATAGCGCTCATTGGATATGGGCTTATGGTTTACAATGGGCTGACAATTGGGGAATCTTTTAGGGAAGCCGTGTTTCATGCGGTCTCTGCAATAACATGTACTGGCTTTTCTATCTCGGATTTATCCCAATATCCAGAGCTGGCAAAGCTCCTAATTGGTTTTCTGATGGTAGTTGGTGGTGGTGCTGGAAGCACAGCGGGAGGTATAAAGCTCATCCGCATCACTCTAACGTTCCAGAGCTTGAAGTGGACTATCCAGCAGGCTATCCTTCCTAAGGGGGCAGTCATAAAAAGGAAAATTGGTGATTATATCTTCACGGAGGAGGATATGCAGGAGGTTTTAGGATTTACGATGACTTACATTGCTTTCTTGCTAATTGGAACCGTATGGGTCATGCTTAGGGTTGGGGCTAGCTTGGCGGACGCTTTCTTTGAAGTTGCTTCAGCTCAAGGAAACGTTGGGTTAAGTGTGGGGATAACATCTCCAGGATTGCCGCTGGATGTTAAGGTTCTCCTTATCCTTCACATGTGGATTGGAAGGCTTGAGATATTCTCAACCCTCGTGTTCATATTTGGCGTTCTCCTAATGGTGCCTAGAATCGTGGAGAGGGAGTAA
- a CDS encoding ATP-binding cassette domain-containing protein yields the protein MIRVEDLSFKYTGAKEYSLKDISFKVKKGEFLGILGASGSGKSTLCLTFNGIIPHSIRGDFRGNVFVKGYNTREASVAELSKIVGLVLQNPDSQLFNMTVEEEVAFALENLGLDVEEIRRRIYWALKITGLEGLEKEFPPNLSGGQKQRLAIASVLALKPEVLVLDEPTSQLDPIGREQVLSLITLLNKEQGITIVLVEHNTEYLFDFADRIIVLDRGELVMEGKPREIFEEADYLRELGIRIPISVKIGAELKRKGLLEKAALNDKELIKALKALLKS from the coding sequence ATGATAAGAGTGGAAGATTTGAGCTTTAAATATACTGGAGCAAAGGAGTATTCTCTCAAGGACATTAGCTTTAAAGTTAAGAAAGGGGAGTTTTTGGGCATTTTAGGAGCGAGTGGAAGCGGCAAGTCCACCCTATGCTTAACGTTTAACGGGATAATTCCCCATTCGATAAGAGGAGATTTTAGGGGCAATGTCTTTGTAAAGGGGTACAACACTAGAGAAGCTAGCGTAGCGGAACTTTCGAAGATTGTTGGATTAGTTCTCCAAAATCCTGACTCCCAGCTCTTCAACATGACCGTCGAGGAGGAAGTGGCATTTGCCCTTGAGAACCTCGGCTTGGATGTGGAGGAGATAAGGAGAAGAATCTACTGGGCATTGAAAATTACTGGGCTTGAAGGGCTTGAAAAAGAATTTCCCCCAAATCTAAGTGGTGGGCAGAAACAGAGGCTTGCGATAGCCAGTGTTTTAGCCCTTAAGCCAGAGGTTCTGGTGCTTGATGAGCCTACCTCTCAACTAGACCCCATTGGCAGGGAGCAGGTTTTAAGCTTGATAACCCTTTTAAACAAGGAACAGGGAATTACAATAGTTCTGGTTGAGCATAATACCGAATATCTGTTTGATTTTGCCGATAGGATAATAGTTTTGGATAGAGGAGAGCTAGTGATGGAAGGAAAACCGAGAGAGATTTTTGAGGAAGCGGATTATCTAAGGGAGCTCGGCATCAGAATCCCTATTAGCGTAAAAATCGGGGCTGAATTAAAAAGGAAGGGACTTCTCGAAAAAGCCGCCCTAAATGATAAAGAACTCATAAAGGCTCTCAAAGCCCTGTTGAAGAGCTGA
- the cyaB gene encoding class IV adenylate cyclase, protein MIEIELKGYADERVFERVRETFTFMRKEIHEDIYFNHPCRDFVETDEALRIRIKRFNGHFEAFLTYKGPKIDKLSKTRKEIEVSIEDVDAYLELLRHLGFKEVLTVRKTREKYYVEKGVTITLDDVEGLGKFVEIEKLAKDEKEVQREVPRLMEILKSLGIEKFERKSYLELLMEKLSSSTGL, encoded by the coding sequence ATGATCGAAATTGAGCTCAAAGGATATGCAGATGAGAGGGTATTCGAGAGGGTTAGGGAAACCTTTACCTTTATGAGGAAAGAAATACACGAGGACATCTACTTCAACCACCCATGCAGGGATTTTGTAGAGACGGATGAGGCACTTAGGATAAGGATAAAACGCTTTAATGGTCATTTCGAGGCATTTCTCACGTACAAAGGACCCAAGATTGATAAGCTTTCAAAAACAAGGAAGGAAATAGAGGTAAGCATTGAGGATGTTGATGCATATCTTGAACTTTTAAGGCATCTCGGCTTTAAAGAGGTTCTCACGGTAAGAAAAACCAGGGAAAAATATTACGTGGAGAAAGGCGTTACCATAACGTTAGATGATGTAGAGGGGCTTGGAAAGTTCGTCGAGATAGAAAAACTTGCAAAAGACGAAAAAGAAGTGCAAAGAGAAGTTCCACGACTCATGGAAATCCTGAAGTCCCTTGGGATTGAAAAGTTTGAAAGAAAATCCTATCTAGAGCTACTGATGGAAAAGCTCAGCTCTTCAACAGGGCTTTGA
- a CDS encoding zinc metalloprotease yields MHELGHVFGLGHCENPRCVMHFSNSIIDTDYKGKDYCEKCLNKLKRNLEGIR; encoded by the coding sequence ATGCACGAACTCGGCCATGTATTTGGGCTCGGCCATTGCGAAAACCCCAGATGCGTAATGCACTTCTCAAATTCAATAATCGACACCGATTATAAAGGAAAAGACTACTGCGAAAAATGCTTGAATAAGCTAAAAAGAAACCTGGAGGGGATAAGATGA